The nucleotide window CAGTTGGTCACCTAACCACTGTGACAACCCAGTCACCTGTgagacaacaaaaaataaacaagtgatacataaataactaataaaagaaaaacatacacaGACCTTTGAACAGTGGCGGAACATCCATGGTGCGAATAGGTTCAATGAGCCCGGGCCCACGACGATTAGGGGCCCATAGTCTGTGGCGTAGCAACAATAGCGCAAGGGAGTTGAATGCACTTGGGCCAAAAGCTCTTGAGCAGTTGGGGCCTATGTGAGAACGCCGAGTTAGcactgaaggaaaaaaaaagtactttcgTGGATGAGAATGGATTATAGAATCTGAAAAGCTCCCTCATAATATCCAAAACGTTACACGAAACTTtctattagttttaaaacatgaaCCATGTGTTTGAAGCTAGAGTTGATATACCAGCAGCTTGTAGTATTCAAATGTAAGGACCTGTTCTCCATCAGGCTTTTGATCGTGGTTGTTAGCTCTATTGTAcgtttgggggaggggggggactATAGTTGCCAGATCGTTCCATTGTTTTCCTTTTATGTTCCTAACCCATTGTAAGTATTAGTATTAGTGGAGTGGGAGGAAGAGAGAGCTTGATGTAGAAACTATGAATGCGTTGTGCTGAAAAAATAAGGAAAAGGGCAGAGTAACAATTGCAATTAGGTCTCTAGATATAGTTCTGATGGTCACGAATTAATGTTTCGACACAACtacaaattattcaattttcttaaaGCTTAatctcttattttttattttctgtatttataatatttaaaatcgtttttttttgttgattgaaGTCCATACAAGATGGTAACAGACAATGGAAATGTTATAAAACTTATTTATCTGATCCGACAAAGTTGAAGTGCAAGCCTTCATCAAATTGTGTTGCTGTATTATGTAAAAAAGTTTCAGTCAATATTAAACAAGCTAAAGAAATATCGGTAACGTGGTTGTGAATGAATGACAAAACCGAATTGGAGAGCAGATCTAGAATATAAAGAGACGTATAAAATTGATCATGGAATAGTACATACAATATTAATATAGCTCatagtttttaaagaaagtaaatacaatgatattaaaacaaaaacctgtAATAAGGGTTTAAAATTGCTATGAATATTGAAATCTAAcaggaaaaaatattaaagaatttCTATGACACAGAGCAGGTTGGCTTCACTTTTTGTTTGACAAACGGACAAAAGgttagaaatagatgcactggtTACTGACTTCGCTACTGAGAAGgcctgaaaaatataaaatgatggTAGAAGAAGTAGATTCTAGGTTGTATCAATATTTAAACGTTTTAGTTTTAGTAATGTGAATGTGTTGAATATAGAACTCATAAAACGCTTCTTTATTCATTTTGAAACATCTTGTAGTCATTTTATTCTGTTAAGAAACTGTACAAACATTCACTTTTAAGATCCTTTGACTTGTCTTATACCAAACGTATTGACATagttactaataaaaaaaaaaggtacactacttgcattggaatgtcttttggcaaatgtaccaatacattcaaatacttcaattgttttgtttaactttACATTCATCTTATTCGAAAAGGGGGCTCATCAACATATTCTTGCACCAGGGCCCatgggtaccttgctacgcgaTTGCCTTTGAAGTAGTCAATAAGGCAAAATAAAAGATCTAGCAAACATTACTTCGTTCCTACAGAACTATCACATTTTAATTAAGTTAAGTGGACCCCAACCCATCTACCGAAACAATGATTGAAGTACAGGTTTGGTTTTAAACTTGCCAGGAAATTGAAAGCTTAGTTGTTGAGTTTTGtgtaataattgtaatgtcttcgattctgaagatcAAGGATGAGTGAATGTTTAACATGATCACGCCAACCCAGTTGCGACATACATATTTTTCagcatctcgtgcagacaaagccctTGTCCGCCGGTGCTCTATTTGAGATTTCTTGATTAGTATAGTTACTAAGTGCTAAGGGATAGCTAGTGAATAAAGTCAATTATTTGTTTGAGTGGAGTATGTAAGTAAGCCAATGAAGTAAGATAATGAAGTAAGATAATGAAGTAAGATAATGAAGTAAGATAATGAAGTAAGATAATGAAGTAAGATAATGAAGTAAGATAATGAAGTAAGATAATGAAGTATCAAGTAAGCCAAATAAGTAAGCCAATGAAGTAAGCCAATGAAGTAAGCCAATGAGGTAAGATAATGAAGTAAGCCAATGAACTAAGATAAAGAAGTAAGATAATGAAGTAAGACAATAAAGTAAGACAATCAATTAAGCCATATATTAGATTTACCTTAGAAGCGTGTGCAATGGCGTACCCAGCCCCAAGTAATAAATAAAGTGACCAAGGCATTTTGTCGTGTACTTGTTGCCAGCTTAGTAAAGGCGTCACCCTTTGATAGGAAACTGAATAGGGAACAAGAAACACGAATAGGCATAAAACTAGAGTAACCTAGTTGAATGAAACACATGCCTAGAACGAGGCTATTCATAAGTGAAATAAACGTTAATATGGGCAAAGAAATAGTGAGAACAAGAGAAGTGGTCGAAAGAGAATAGAGAAAAGATGTTGAGAAGGGAAGAAAACAAGAGCGTGGAAGTGAGGAGAAAATAGGGTTGGAAACCCAGATATGGATGGAATGTGAGAAAGATATGGAGATATTTTGAGATTCAGAGAAAGATATGGAGATAATTTGAGATTGAGAGTAAGAGATGGAGATATTTTGAGATTGAGAGTAAGAGATGGAGATATTTtgagattgagagaaagagatggagatattttgagattgagagaaagagatggagatattttgagattgagagaaagagatggagatcttttgagattgagagaaagagatggagatcttttgagattgagagaaagagatggagatattttgagattgagagaaagagacagagagagataagatgaagaaaaaacaaaggaagaaataaaaataatataatgtcGACAAATAAGAGAGgggcaaaataaaaattagaagaacaaaaaaaataactagaaaatatagagaaagagagaagagaaagaaaaagagatagtgagagaaacataaaagaaagagaagtgaaatcaatggattcgaaacaaaaagaaaagttagATTTTAAAAGAAGACAATAAAGAATGTTAAGAGattagagaaaaagagactATCTAAAGAAAGCGAGAGTAAGAGTAAGGGATGCTGAAGGGAAAGAGAATATAAACgaaagagaggaaagagaatataagagagaggaaagagaatataagagaaagagaggaaagagaatataagagagaggaaagagaatATAAACgaaagagaggaaagagaatataagagagaggaaagagaatATAAACgaaagagaggaaagagaatataagaaaaagagtgacagagagatAGGTACAAAGACAAGACACAACATGATCTACTGACTCTGAGTAGTCTGTTTCTTAGCGAACACTTTCGGAATGGAAGACGGAATCACAAACAACAAGATCCCAAACACAACAGACGGGGTGGAGTCACTCACAGACCTGAAGAGAGAGAACCACTCAACATCAACATCATAGTACAACACACAACTCAACATCAACATCATAGTACAACACACAACTCAACATCAACATCATAGTACAACACACAACTCAACATCAACATAATTTAATAACACACAACTAATTATGAACAtaatataacaacaaacaacTAAACATTAACAtattatatctaatatataataacATGCTAAAAATCTTTTATGGACTCTACACCTTATACAGTGCATTTGAAGTGCATTTGAAGAATACCATACAAAATGCACAGCTTACTTCAAACCACTCTAGAAGTCAATGTAAATCTCACCCTTTCTTAAACCAAGTGGCCCAGCCTCCAATGCCGCCCATGTCTCGTGTAATCCATAATGCTATCAATAGTACAAAGCACACGATAATGGAGCCTTGGGCGTATCTGTAAGAGGGTAATACAAAAAATGTTGTTATTACATCCATTTTAGGAGTTAAGTCTTTCTACTGTACGAGGCCGCAAAGTAATGACTTCAAAACTTAAAGGACATGTTCAGGTGAAAGTAATGACTTCACAATTGCACAATAGCAGTTTGACTTAAAGTAGTTTTTAAGAAATCTAAAACTCACACAAGTTTTGCATTGATGATAATCTTTCTGTTTTCGTGTCATGAGATTTCCTTAGAAGAGAGTGTTGTTGTCAGAGTAAGCTTGACCTCAAACGtgtcaatgacttttaaaaaaatcttgtttgTAACAttctgtattttgttttttacaaattcaatgAAGCTGCTCATTAGCCTGGTCATCTGGTATGCGCTCTAGATTTATGGCTCTATGGTCCGCGGTTCAAACCCATCCCGCCGCAGTTCCAGACGTTGTTCAGAAAgtttgtaataatcttcaagtaTAAAGGAACGATCAGAGCTTCTCAAAGAAACAAACTTACGTGACCCCACCAAGTTTACGATATTCCTCCGCGATCATCGCCTTCACTCTTTGTAGACGTTGTGCCTTTTCCTTCGCTCCACAGCAACACAAAAAGCATCCGCCCctgaataataaaaatagaaatgtgaATGTTCTGACGGACAATGACGCAATGATCGTAGAGCTATTTGCCGTGAAGTGTCAGATATATGTCAGTCAGTGTTTTAGTGTCAGATATATGTCAGTCAGTGTTTTAGTGTCAGATATATGTCAGTCAGTGTTTTAGTGTCAGATATATGTCAGTCAGTGTTTTAGTGTCAGATATATGTCAGTCAGTGTTTTAGTGTCAGATATATGTCAGTCAGTGTTTTAGTGTCAGATATATGCCAGTCAGTGTTTCTGTGTCAGATATATGTCAGTCAGTGTTTTAGTGTCAGATATATGTCAGTCAGTGTTTTAGTGTCAGATATATGTCAGTCAGTGTTTTAGTGTCAGATATATGTCAGTCAGTGTTTCTGTGTCAGATATATGTCAGTCAGTGTTTCTGTGTCAGATATATGTCAGTCAGTGTTTTAGTGTCAGATATATTTCAGTCAGTGTTTTAGTGTCAGATATATGTCAGTCAGTGTTTCTGTGTCAGATATATGCCAGTCAGTGTTTTAGTGTCAGATATATGTCAGTCAGTGTTTCTGTGTCAGATATATGCCAGTCAGTGTTTTAGTGTCAGATATATGTCAGTCAGTGTTTTAGTGTCAGATATATGTCAGTCAGTGTTTTAGTGTCAGATATATGTCAGTCAGTGTTTCTGTGTCAGATATATGTCAGTCAGTGTTTCTGTGTCAGATATATGCCAGTCAGTGTTTCTGTGTCAGATATATGTCAGTCAGTGTTTCTGTGTCAGATATATGCCAGTCAGTGTTTCTGTGTCAGATATATGCCAGTCAGTGTTTCTGTGTCAGATATATGTCAGTCAGTGTTTCTGTGTCATTGGAGTAACTTACCTGCACTTGAGAAACACTATCACCATCCACAAGTACATGGCTAGTACCACGATCAGGGAGAGCGGCAGGCCGTAGATGAGCCAGGTACTGAAAGTCACTGGACAGTCCAGTCCAACTTCCTCAAACAACCTTTTTAGTTAGTAGAAACCACAAAAATATGTCAAGCTACTCAACGAAAAGGGTATTAGAGAGAATGAAGTAGATTTACAATGAGAGGACGAAagaaacacatacatacaagtcttaaatatattcattattccatttgctaggacaaattcgtacaaatgttccttcttccctggttCCATTAGACGGCttgcctgaatcagctaggataaccaatgacttaacacGAGTTTAAATTCCTAAATGATTTGCAAGACTACATTAACACATGtatgatgtaattatcttctcattTTGAAGAATCGACTGTCTGCATGTTTGATAATTAAGCCAAATTTCGTATGTCTTTGTACCTAATTTTTCTTCCATAAAGAAGTATTACAATAAAACTCTTTAgatattttcaaattttagttttaaattttgttaagcTTACTATTCCCGTCTTGTGCAGCTGATAATTATTAGTAGCAAAGATCTCTTTTGACTAAGACATACgaaaatttacttaatactTGGGAACGAAAAATTCTTACGAAACTCTtagtgccatacaggatgaaacagggtggggggacacgcactaaccatgagatatatcaattgtatgaaaacccaccaatagtgacggaaataaaaaaaaaaaagaacagactacgttgggcagtcaccttgaaagaatatcagataacagaggagcgaaaatcgtTAACAGGcaaaaaaccaaaaggcaggcgacccaaaggcaggcgacccaaaggcaggcgacccaaaggcagaccccgaatgcgatggattgatgatgtggaagcagatctgcaacagcttggggaTGAAAGGCACAAGAGAGATCTGAAAGGacggatgtgttgaagcaggccataGCCCTCCaagggctgtagcgccactgggatggatggatgaaagaTCTATTCTGGTCTTGTAGTCTCAGAGATATTTCTATTGTCATACTTCGAACCGATTAATTCCTTTTTAATTTAGTCTGCATGTTGGACACTAGTATTCAGTCTCTTACTTTTGTGCTGCGGCAAAAAAGATCAGATTTGGTCCGGTGCCGGTCAAGCTTGCGGTGCCCCCGATATTAGCAGCGTACGCCACGGACAAAGAGAGCGCCTTACTTAGCCTCGAAAGCTCAGCCTCTTCTTTGTGCTCTTTCTTTTCCAAACGTTCATATTCATGTTTCCCGGAGTCTTCTCTGAGGATGGCAATGAAAAAAAGCGACAGAGTATTAGGAAAGTAAATACATGtacggatatatatatatatatttcacaaGTTACGGTGCGCAGAGGCTTAGTGGTTAGCGCTTGACTTCTAAACCTGGGTtcctggattcgaatcctggtgaagacattTTGATTTTCGGGATGTTTggggctcccctgagtccacccagctttaatgagTATCTGAAtttagttgggaaagtaaagtcgtaggtcgttgtgctggccacatgacaccctgctcgttaactgttggccaaagaaacagacgaccttaacACCATCTGCCTTGTAGATCGCAAATACTGAAAGGGGGACTTGTATTTAGTATTTTCACGAGTTGGAAGAGGTGCGGAAAAGAAAAGGGGCTGAGATGGAAAATGTTAATTTTGGGAAACATCAAATTATATTACACAATTtcttacatttaaaaagataaaagtggTTGGTGGCTACTCATATTCTGACTTGGGAGTGAGGCCTTCTAGCGTGACAAGAAAGCCCTATGAATTAATCCACTTCTCTTATTAATTGATATAGCTTATTACGAATAGTGCATGTAACCTTTCTTTGTATAAgccaaatactatttttttacaaaagcttgtattaactctgtctgtctgtctgtttgtctgtctgtgtggtaaaatgtttgaacatgttttcttCTACTTCCATCCTCGTATacagttgaaactttgcacaattattcattgtacccgacaagaaatgaaaattatttaattaattattgctgatttattttatttgatatcgaaataatgGGAATAAATGTTACTTATTGAGAGATGCTTATGTATATATGGAGTTAATCCCCTTATTGCTTTTAAAAGTTCTTACCCCCACTCCTCATTCTGGGAtttagttgaaattttgcagaattatttACAGTCGATAataacacaagaatcatttcaaaaattaaccaattaattaagcAATTAGTActattgtattaattttattttatataacagaAATAGAGCTAAATCCTGCTACCTTGttataaatggcagtaattagcgttTCTTTCCTTTAgaaagctttgtttttcaagAAATAATCTTTTTTCCTTTGCTTGTAAAGTAAATTTTTAGACGATTGgctttattataatttatttcagcACTTTTCAAATATGAAAAACCCGTACGCtgagctttgtttgtttgttttacatgtttcggatgttccttcagagttgaagatagtttacttcctagtcgaaACCTcacgcaggacaacgggggatgggagcgggctgggtttgaactcaggaccatcgataaatccaaacaacagtccagcgctcaaaccgcacgaccagacagccattcTATTACAGATGTACTAGCAATAAAAACTCTATCGCTCTCCTGTAATGTCTGTTTTTGGAATTACCTCAAAGAAGTCCTCCCTTCAACGTCTAGCATTTGCATGTTTTTAAACTGCTTGATTAGTGCTTGGACAATGGTCATCATCATGGCCGTCGTAGCTGTGTTAGAGATCCACATAGAAAGAAACCACGTGACCATGGTGATTCCGAACAACAGACTAGAAGACAAtatacagaaagaaaaagagaaaaatcaaGGCTCTTTAAACCAAaagtcaaaatattttatgcttTATCGAACCAAAAGTCaaaatatgttatgttttataaaacCAAATGGAGATTAAACTGTTGGTTAAGTTTTCATTTATTGATTTAACTTTTAAACCATCTTTTAGAACGTAATTGTTTTAATGTAAGCTCCATACCGTACCACTTAGGCTCTGCGCCGACCAGTCGCAGAACTAGAAGTGTGACTCTTTTTGGGATATCCCAGACCTCTAAAGCAATGGCAACAGTCAGTCCACCAACATACAGCATGGAGGTGTCCTGAATTAGATTCACAAGACAAAACATATCACCAACACGGCATTAAGGATTCCAATGTTCAAATATAAAAGACAAAggcaaaatgaaattaaatgtcataagaaaaacaaataaagagcatgtttggttttggttttaggcacatcggcacaattttaggccatgtcgtgcctgtaaAGAGCATgtattcactttaaaaaaaactttgctacACAAACTTCATAACCAAGGAATGTTGTAGTTcaagtttgtgtgtgtctcaAACAAGAactttggtgtatctggtgtacagaatcaaAGACGTGTTGGTgatctatgttgttgtttttttaagttctatGATTATTTAGTTGTCAATTTTGTGCATTGAAGAATCCAATGTTCTCAGCTCTTCCAGTTTGTATTGAGCCAGGCAACATTGAAGCTCCATTGAACAACGTTTACAAGTGTTCAAGTTTGCTGTTTCTGTTGCAATTGAGGTTAaatagggtggggggggggttgcttGCCCTTCTCTTTTCTCACCTGGGCCTAGGACGGGCAGATGGCGGAATGGAGGCACCTTGCCACCCAATGTGTGGGAGGATTTAAGTCAGAGCCAAAGCCAAAGTCAAAATCTAAAGTCAtaagactaagtctaagtctaaagtCTAAGTCTCAGTTAGACATTGTTAAGATTATTGTGACTTTCTCCAATAGAGACTCACTGTCTATtcagaacaaaatgtaaaaccTAATTAAATACCTCAT belongs to Biomphalaria glabrata chromosome 12, xgBioGlab47.1, whole genome shotgun sequence and includes:
- the LOC106075244 gene encoding Na(+)/citrate cotransporter-like, which produces MIGTKNVVNPSEKIIHLEDFEPEVDSLPSEYLPFNLSNGHCQAHDDIHLTSFRKFADNCPPNGVTLNDETIVDEDNYSLYVEGGYTPTMNKTSWDEGVTKKTSSPEVVIVHPFLSNKDVSRRTHLLSSWYLFVVLLTPIVFLPIILLIDDQYERQAKCGYTIAVMAVYWITEALPIGVTSLIPVVVFPLLGVLTAREVSGVYFNDTSMLYVGGLTVAIALEVWDIPKRVTLLVLRLVGAEPKCLLFGITMVTWFLSMWISNTATTAMMMTIVQALIKQFKNMQMLDVEGRTSLREDSGKHEYERLEKKEHKEEAELSRLSKALSLSVAYAANIGGTASLTGTGPNLIFFAAAQKLFEEVGLDCPVTFSTWLIYGLPLSLIVVLAMYLWMVIVFLKCRGGCFLCCCGAKEKAQRLQRVKAMIAEEYRKLGGVTYAQGSIIVCFVLLIALWITRDMGGIGGWATWFKKGSVSDSTPSVVFGILLFVIPSSIPKVFAKKQTTQISYQRVTPLLSWQQVHDKMPWSLYLLLGAGYAIAHASKVTGLSQWLGDQLILLKALDQWLILLIISYVVCFATEFISNTAISTLMMPILAQLSISLQINPLFFMYPAAVASSFAFMLPVATAPNAIVFASGNVRVIDMVTSGLFLNIIGAPILVLATATWGNAFFHFDQFPAEFLKNVTQAAVNVTSGQT